The genomic stretch GTGAGGCGGCGGCGCAGCTCGTCCAGGCCGCCGCCCAACGTCTTCTTCTGATGCGCCACTACGGCGATTCTGCGGGGGGTTCGCATGCGCAGCGCACTACCCCCGGCGGCGAAAACGTAATCAGCTGACCGTCTCGCGCATCCGCTGCTCGGCCGCCGCGCTGCGGATGACCATGAGGCGCAGCTCGAGCTCGTCGGAGACCATCGAGGCCAGGTGCTCCAGGGCCTGCAGCTGCCGCGGCGTCGCCTCGCGGGGGCGGTTGTCGATCACGTTGACGGTGCCGAGGCGGTACCCGTCGTGGGTGCGGATCGGCGCGGCGGCGTAGAAGCGCAGGCCCAGGTCCCCACGGACGAGCGGGTGTTCCAGCGTACGGGGGTCGGTGGCGGCGTTGTTGATCACGTACACGTCGTCCTGGGCGATGACCGACGCGCACAGCCCCGGTTCCTTGCCCACCTCGCGGACGCCGGTCAGGCCCTGACACGCGGCCAGCCACACTCTGTCCTGCTCGACCAGCGAAACCGTCGCGATCGGGGTGTCGAAGATGGCGCCGGCCACGAAAGCGATCCGGTCGTACGCGTCCTCGACCGGCTGGTCGACCAGGCGGTAACGGCGGACGGCCTCGAGTCGCGCCTGCTCCTCCGGACCGACGTTGTCCAGGTATTCGTAGGCGTTCGACGACACGGGATTGCTGTTGGTCATGGCTGGTGATCCCCCTCACAGCGGCAACGGTGCCTGCGAGCCTAAAAAGGGCATCGGTGTCCCGCAATGCTCCCGATGGCCGATTCCAGTTCTCAGCCAAGCCTCAGGCGGGAATGTCGCACAAACTGTCGGTCAGCGGGTACTGAGTGCGTCGTGACAGCACCCACCGCCGCCGTGATCGGCCAACTCGCCCGTGACCTGGTTCTCACCGTCGATCGGCTGCCCGAGCCCGGCAGTTCGGCCCCCGCCGGCGAGCGCCGCGAGCAACTGGGCGGCAAGGGCGCGAACCAGGCGGTCGCCCTCGCCCAACTCGGGGTGCGCCCGTTTCTGATCGCGGTGGCCGGCGACGACACGATCGGTGACGTCCTGCTCGGCGAGGCGGTCCGCGACGGCATCGACGTACGCGGGGTGGTGCGCCGTCGTGGCCGGCTGACCGGGGTGATCGTCGAGATCCTCGAACCCGGCGGCTCCTACCGATACATCGAGCACCTGCCGCAGCCCGTCCAGCTCACCGAGGCCGACGTGCTGCGGACGCGCGACACCATCACTCGATGTGACGCCGTGCTCGTGCAGCTACAGCAACCGGCGGAGGCGACGCTGACAGCGGCCCGTATCGGTCACGAGGCCGGCCGGCTCGTCGTGCTCGACGGCGAGATCAAGGACAAGACCCTTCTCCCGTACGCCGATGTGGTGCGCGCCGACGAGAAGGAAGCCGGCGACGCCGGGGAGGAACTGCTGGACCACGGCCCGAAACTGATCGCGCTGGCCCGGCCGGACGGCAACCTGTTCCTCTGGAAAGGCGGCCGGTTGAAGCTCCCGCTCGAGGACGCCGAGGTGGTCGACACCACCGGCGGCGGGGACTCGTTCGTGGCCGCGCTCACCGCATCGCTGCTGGCCGGGGAGCCGTACGAGGTGGCGGCGCGCAAGGCCACCGCCGCGTCCGGGTCCACGGTTCAGCACGTCGGCGGCCGTCCGGAGCTCCACCGATGAGCCGGATCGCGCCGGCCGAGCCGTGGGTCGTACGGGAAATCGGCCTGCCCGAGGGCGAGGGGGCGATGCGCCAGGCGGAATCGCTGTTCGCGCTGGCCAACGGGCACATCGGGCTGCGCGGCAACCTCGACGAGCCGGAACCGCGCGGGATGCCGGGCACCTACCTGAACTCGCTGTTCGAGGAGCGTGACCTGACCTACCCGGAGGCCGGGTTCGCGTTCCCCGAGCGTACGGAAACGATCGTCAACGCCCCGAACGGAAAGCCCATCACGCTGACCGTCGGCGGCGAGCCGTTCGACGTACGGACCGGGGAGTTGCGCCGGCACGAGCGGGTGCTCGATCTGCGCGCGGGCACGCTCACCCGCGAGGTCGAGTGGGTGTCACCCCGCGGCGTCGAGATGCGGTTACGAAGCGTACGGGTGGTGTCGTTCCAACGACCGTCGGTGGCCGCGATCCGCTACTCGGTGGAGGCGGACGCTGAACTGCGGGTCGACTCCGATCTGGTCGTCAACGAGGAGCAGCCGCCGGCCGACGACGACCCGCGGGCCAGCGCCGTGATCCGCGACCCGTTCGAGCCCGTCTTCCACGACCGTGACCTGCTCGTGCACCGCACCCGCCGCAGCGGCATCACGGTCGCCGTGGCCGTGACCCACGTGGGCGCCGACGGCGAGCTGGTCACCGGCCCCGATCGCATCCGCTGGACGGCCACGGCACCCGGCTCGATCACGTTCGACAAGATTTTCGCGTACGGGTGGGACGGGCTCGACCAGCGCGACAACGCGCGCGCCGAAAGGGACGCGGCCGCGCGCGCCGGTTTCGACGAGCTGCTGGCCGAGCAACGCCAATACCTGGACGACTTCTGGGCGTACGCGGACGTCGAGATGGACGGCGACGACCAGGTGCAGCAGGGAACGCGATTCGGCTTGTTCCACGTGCTGCAGGCGGGGGCCCAGGCCGGGCCGCACCCGATCCCGTCGAAAGGGCTCACGGGCAACGGGTACGACGGGCACACGCTCTGGGACAACGAGTCGTACGTGCTGCCGGTGCTCACCTACACGCACCCGGCGTGCGTCGGGCAGGCGCTGCGCTGGCGGCACAGCACGCTCGACCACGCCCGTGAACGGGCGCGGGAGCTCAAGCTCGACGGCGCGGCGTTCCCGTGGCGCACGATCAGCGGGCCGGAATGCTCGGGGTACTGGCCGGCCGGGACGGCGGCGCTGCACATCAACGCCGACATCGCCGACGCGGTGCTGCGCTACCACGCGGCCACCGGCGACGACGAGTTCATGCGCGAGGCCGGGGACGAGCTGATCGCGGAGACCGCGCGGCTGTGGCGGAAAGTGTCCTACTTCGACGAGGAGGGCGTCGCGCACATCGCCGGGGTGACCGGGCCGGACGAGTACACGGCGCTGATGGACGACAACGTCTTCACCAACCTGATGGCCCGGCGGAACCTGCGCGCGGCGGCGCTCGACGAGGTGTCCGAGCACATCGCCGACCGGCTGGCGGTGCCGTACGACGAACGCCGGGGCGTGCACGAACAGGCGGCCGGATTCACACGGCTCGACGAGTGGAAGTCGTTCGCCGGCGAGGACTACCCGCTGATGCTGCACCACCACTACCTCAACCTGTACCGCAAACAGGTGGTCAAGCAGGCCGACCTGGTGCTCGCGATGGCGATGTGCGGCGACGAGTTCACGCCCGAGGAGAAGCGCCGCAACTTCGAGTACTACGAGGCCCGTACGGTGCGGGACTCCTCACTGTCGGCGCCGGTGCAGGCCGTGCTCGCGGCCGAGCTGGGTCACCTCTCGCTGGCGTACGCCTACCTGACCGAGGCGGCGCTGCTCGACCTGCGCGCGGGCGGCGAGTCCGGCGGCGACGGCCTGCACATCGCGGCCTGCGCCGGGTCGTGGATCGCGGTCGTGATGGGCTTCGGCGGGCTGCGCGACACGGGCGGGACGTTGTCGCTCTCGCCGCGCATCCCGCCCCGGCTGACCCGGCTGCAGTTCCGGCTGCGTTGGCGGGGAACCGGGCTGCGCGTCACGGTGACCCCCGAGACGGTGACCTATCAGGCCGACGGGCCGATCAGCTTCCAGCACTATGGTGAGGACGTGACACTGAACGACGGCGAGGTCTCGTTCAAACTCGACCCCATCGAGGATCTGCCGGCGCCGCCGACCCCACGCCCGCCCGGTGAGGTCGAATGACGGTCTGGGTGGCACTGCTGCGCGCGGTCAACCTGGGTGCGCGCAACAAGGTGCCGATGGCTGCTCTGCGCGTCGCGCTGGAGAAGGCGGGCCTGCCCGGCGCGCGCACGCTGCTGCAGAGCGGCAACGTGGTGGTGGAGTCGGAGCTCGACGTGGGCCCGATCATCCACTCGGTGCTGCGCGACGAGTTCGATGTCGACCAGCCGGTGGTGGTTCGCAGCCGCGACCGCCTGGCCGAGATCGTCGCCGCCAACCCCTTTCCGGCGGCCGCCCGCGAGCGCCCAACGTTGCTGCGGGTGACGTTCCTGGTCGACCATCCGTCCGCTGAGCGGGTGCGGCCGGTCGAAGAGCACGACGACGTGCGGGTGCTGGGGCGCGAGGTCTACATCGACTACCGCGACCGGGTGCACGGCAACCCGGTGAACACGGCCATGGCTTCGCGGCGGCTGGGCTTGCACGGCACCGAACGCAACTGGGCGACCGTGCTCAAACTCGCCGAGCTCGCCACGCTGCTCTGACCGCCGCCCTGCCGCGGGCCTGCCCCGCTTGCCCGCCCTGTCGGCCCGCTTGCCCGCCTGTTCCGGCGGTCTGCCTGCTCGGGCCGCCCGCCTCTCAGTGGTGGCCGTCGCCGGATTCCTCGGCCCAGACTCGCCAGTTCTCCAGGTCGCCGTAGAGGCCGGGGGTCAGCCAGCCGGGGGCCGAGCGGCGGAAGACGCCCGGGTCCATCGCGCCGGCGCCCTCGGGCAGGGCGCCGATCAGGTGGGGGACCAGCTCGCTCAGGTTGGCCCAGTGGACCAGGTCGGGGTCGGCGGGCCAGGCGCCGATGACCACGCCGGCCGGGACACCGCGGCGGGCCAGGGCCTCCAAGGTGAGGGCGGTGTGGTTGAGGGTGCCGAGGCCGGCGCGGGCCACGACGATGGTGCTCAGCCCGAGCGTGGTGGCCAGGTCGGCCACCGTCCAGGACTCGCCGGACGGGCGGACCCCCATCGGGACCAGCAGTCCGCCGGCGCCTTCGACAAGGACCAGGTCGTGCTTGTCGGCCTCGGCCCGGATGGCGTCGACCACCTCGTACAGCTCGAGCGGCGGCAGCTGGGCGACCGTGGCGGCGGCCAGCGGGGCCATCGGCTCGGGGTATTCGGCCAGGGTGCGGGTGGTGTCGGGCGCGGCCAGGCGGGTGATGACGTCGATGTCGGTCGGCGCGCCGGTGTTGATGCCGGTCTGGCCCGGCTTGATCACGGCCACCCGCAGACCGGAGGCCTGAGCCGCGGCGGCGACGGCGGCGGTGACGATCGTCTTGCCGACGTCGGTGTCGGTGCCGGTGACCAGCACGATGCCACGCCACTCGCCCGGGGCCGGGCGTCGCGGGGCGGGTTGCGCGCTGGTGGGGGCCTGGGCGGCCAGCTCGGCGGAGACCTCTGCCCCGATCGACTCGGCGCTCGGCAACTCATCGGCATCCGGCGCCGGCACGGGGGCGTCAGGAGTGGGCGCGTCGGGCAGCGGGTGGCCGGGTGCGGGGGACACGGGCGCTGGCGTTGCGGGTAGTGGGTGGCCGGGTGCGGGGGACACGGGCGCTGGCGTTGCGGGTAGTGGGTGGCCGGGTGCGGGGGACACGGGCGCCGGCGTTACGGGCAGCGGGTGGCCGGGCGTGGACGGCGGTCCGGCGGGTGTCTCGGGTGCGGGCTGGACGGGCGCGTCCGGGGCGGGCGAGATGGGCGCGGGCGGGGTCGGCGCGACTGGCTCGGGCTCGGCTGGAGGCGCGGAGATGGCCTGGCCGGGAGGCTCGACGCTGCCCGGAACGGAACTCGGGGACTCGGCCGGGAGCGAGATGCCCGCAGAGGGCTCATGGTCGGCGGGCGGGACGGTCTCGGTGGCGCGCTGGGTGGGCAGCGGAGTGCCCGCGACGGCGGGCGAGGCCAGGGTGGTCAGCGCGTCCAGTTCGACCGGGGTGAGGACCCCCTGGGGGTCGACGAAGCCGCGATGTGTGAAGTGGCGCTCGCGGACCGTCCAGACCACAGTGGCGGCCGGCAGGCGGGTGAGCAGGGCGCTCAGGTTGACGGAGGTGGGGGTCACGGTGAGCACTCCACGATGACGTCCAGGGCGCGGGCGAAATCGGCGTCGGACACCCCGGCGTTGAGGGTCAGGCGCAGCCGGGAGCTGCCGTCGGGGGTGGACGGCGGGCGGAAGCAGCCGACCGCCACGCCGCGGTCGCGGCAGTCCTCGGCCCAGGCCAGGGCGGCCTCGGGGCCGGGAGCCAGGACGGAGAGCACGCCGGCAACGGGCGGGGAGACCTCGAAACCGGCCGCGCTCAACCGGGACACCGTCTGGGCGGCCCGGGACGCGAGCACCGAGCGGCGGTCGTCGGCGGACCGGGCCAGGCGCAGCGCCTCGTGGACGCCGGCGGCCACGGCGGGCGGCAGGGCGGTGTCGTAGATGAACGTGCGACCGGTGTCGATGAGGTGCCGTGTGAACTGGGCGGGGCCGGCGACCACGCCGCCCGCGCCGCCCAGGGATTTCGAGAGCGTGGCGGTGACGACCACATCGGAGTGGCCCGCCAGGCCGGCCGCGGACACCCCGCCGGCGCCCGAAGGGCCGAGCAGGCCGAGCGCGTGGGCGTCGTCGACCAGCAGCAGGGCGCCCCGGGCCGAGGTCACCGCGTGCAGCTCGGCGAGCGGGGCCAGGTCTCCGTCGACCGAGAACACCGACTCCGTCACGACCAGGGCTCGGCCGGGATGCGCGTCGAGCAGCGCCGCCACGGCCGCCGGCGAGTTGTGGGGCGCGACCACCGTGCGTACGCCGGAGATCTTGCAGCCGTCGATCAGTGAGGCGTGGTTGTAGGCGTCGGAGACGATCAGGTCACACACGGCTGTGAGGCTGCGCACGGCGGCCAGGTTGGCCAGGTAGCCGGACGAGAACACCAGCGCCGACTCCGCACCCAGCCAGGCGGCCAGCTCGGACTCCAGCTCGGCGTGGGCCGCCGCGGAACCGCGGACCAGGCGCGAGCCGGTGGCTCCCAGCCCGTACGCCCGCAGGCTCTGAGCCGAAGCCTCGATCACCGCGGGATGGGCGGCCAGGCCGAGATAGTCGTTGCCGGCCAGATCGACGACCGGGTCACCGGGTGACCTCGGCCGGAGCCGACGGGTCAGCCCCGCCTTGGCCCTGCTCGAGGCCAGGCTTTCCAGGGCGTCCAACCAGCCCGTCAAGACACCTCCACCGATCACGAGAAGGGGAAACTACCACCCACCTCCGACACTCCGGCCGCCCCCGAGTCCTTGTTAGGGTTCGGGCATGTCAGAGATTCTCGACCGGGCCCGCTCCCAAGTGCTCAACGACGGCGTCGGCCTCGACGAGTCGCAGATTCTCGACGTTCTGCGGCTTCCCGACGACGCGCTGCCCGAGCTTCTGCAGCTCGCCCACGACGTACGCATGAAGTGGTGCGGCCCCGAGGTCGAGGTCGAGGGCATCGTCTCGCTGAAGACCGGCGGCTGCCCCGAGGATTGCCATTTCTGCTCGCAGTCGGGCCTGTTCGCCTCCCCCGTACGCTCGGTCTGGCTCGACATCCCGTCGCTGGTCGAGGCGGCCAAGCAGACCGCTGCCACCGGGGCCACCGAGTTCTGCATCGTGGCCGCCGTACGCGGGCCCGACCAGCGCCTGATGGATCAGATGCGCGAGGGCGTCAAGGCGATCAAGGCCGAGGTCGACATCCAGGTGGCGGCCAGCCTCGGCATGCTCACCCAGGAACAGGTCGACGACCTGGTCGACATGGGTGTGCACCGTTACAACCACAACCTTGAGACCTGCCGGTCGCACTTCGCCAACGTGGTGACCACGCACACGTGGGAGGAGCGCTGGGGCACCCTCAAGATGGTGCGTGACTCGGGCATGGAGGTCTGCTGCGGCGGCATCCTGGGCCTGGGCGAGTCGCTGGAGCAGCGCGCCGAGTTCGCGGCCCAGCTGGCCGAGCTCGACCCGCACGAGGTTCCGATGAATTTCCTCAACCCGCGGCCGGGCACCCCGCTGGGCGACCAGCCCGTGGTCGAGGGCAAGGACGCGCTGCGGGCCATCGCCGCTTTCCGGCTGGCGATGCCGCGCACGATCCTGCGCTTCGCCGGCGGCCGCGAGATC from Paractinoplanes brasiliensis encodes the following:
- a CDS encoding GAF domain-containing protein, with protein sequence MTNSNPVSSNAYEYLDNVGPEEQARLEAVRRYRLVDQPVEDAYDRIAFVAGAIFDTPIATVSLVEQDRVWLAACQGLTGVREVGKEPGLCASVIAQDDVYVINNAATDPRTLEHPLVRGDLGLRFYAAAPIRTHDGYRLGTVNVIDNRPREATPRQLQALEHLASMVSDELELRLMVIRSAAAEQRMRETVS
- a CDS encoding PfkB family carbohydrate kinase, with amino-acid sequence MTAPTAAVIGQLARDLVLTVDRLPEPGSSAPAGERREQLGGKGANQAVALAQLGVRPFLIAVAGDDTIGDVLLGEAVRDGIDVRGVVRRRGRLTGVIVEILEPGGSYRYIEHLPQPVQLTEADVLRTRDTITRCDAVLVQLQQPAEATLTAARIGHEAGRLVVLDGEIKDKTLLPYADVVRADEKEAGDAGEELLDHGPKLIALARPDGNLFLWKGGRLKLPLEDAEVVDTTGGGDSFVAALTASLLAGEPYEVAARKATAASGSTVQHVGGRPELHR
- a CDS encoding glycoside hydrolase family 65 protein yields the protein MSRIAPAEPWVVREIGLPEGEGAMRQAESLFALANGHIGLRGNLDEPEPRGMPGTYLNSLFEERDLTYPEAGFAFPERTETIVNAPNGKPITLTVGGEPFDVRTGELRRHERVLDLRAGTLTREVEWVSPRGVEMRLRSVRVVSFQRPSVAAIRYSVEADAELRVDSDLVVNEEQPPADDDPRASAVIRDPFEPVFHDRDLLVHRTRRSGITVAVAVTHVGADGELVTGPDRIRWTATAPGSITFDKIFAYGWDGLDQRDNARAERDAAARAGFDELLAEQRQYLDDFWAYADVEMDGDDQVQQGTRFGLFHVLQAGAQAGPHPIPSKGLTGNGYDGHTLWDNESYVLPVLTYTHPACVGQALRWRHSTLDHARERARELKLDGAAFPWRTISGPECSGYWPAGTAALHINADIADAVLRYHAATGDDEFMREAGDELIAETARLWRKVSYFDEEGVAHIAGVTGPDEYTALMDDNVFTNLMARRNLRAAALDEVSEHIADRLAVPYDERRGVHEQAAGFTRLDEWKSFAGEDYPLMLHHHYLNLYRKQVVKQADLVLAMAMCGDEFTPEEKRRNFEYYEARTVRDSSLSAPVQAVLAAELGHLSLAYAYLTEAALLDLRAGGESGGDGLHIAACAGSWIAVVMGFGGLRDTGGTLSLSPRIPPRLTRLQFRLRWRGTGLRVTVTPETVTYQADGPISFQHYGEDVTLNDGEVSFKLDPIEDLPAPPTPRPPGEVE
- a CDS encoding DUF1697 domain-containing protein codes for the protein MTVWVALLRAVNLGARNKVPMAALRVALEKAGLPGARTLLQSGNVVVESELDVGPIIHSVLRDEFDVDQPVVVRSRDRLAEIVAANPFPAAARERPTLLRVTFLVDHPSAERVRPVEEHDDVRVLGREVYIDYRDRVHGNPVNTAMASRRLGLHGTERNWATVLKLAELATLL
- the bioD gene encoding dethiobiotin synthase, which encodes MAAQAPTSAQPAPRRPAPGEWRGIVLVTGTDTDVGKTIVTAAVAAAAQASGLRVAVIKPGQTGINTGAPTDIDVITRLAAPDTTRTLAEYPEPMAPLAAATVAQLPPLELYEVVDAIRAEADKHDLVLVEGAGGLLVPMGVRPSGESWTVADLATTLGLSTIVVARAGLGTLNHTALTLEALARRGVPAGVVIGAWPADPDLVHWANLSELVPHLIGALPEGAGAMDPGVFRRSAPGWLTPGLYGDLENWRVWAEESGDGHH
- a CDS encoding 8-amino-7-oxononanoate synthase, whose amino-acid sequence is MTGWLDALESLASSRAKAGLTRRLRPRSPGDPVVDLAGNDYLGLAAHPAVIEASAQSLRAYGLGATGSRLVRGSAAAHAELESELAAWLGAESALVFSSGYLANLAAVRSLTAVCDLIVSDAYNHASLIDGCKISGVRTVVAPHNSPAAVAALLDAHPGRALVVTESVFSVDGDLAPLAELHAVTSARGALLLVDDAHALGLLGPSGAGGVSAAGLAGHSDVVVTATLSKSLGGAGGVVAGPAQFTRHLIDTGRTFIYDTALPPAVAAGVHEALRLARSADDRRSVLASRAAQTVSRLSAAGFEVSPPVAGVLSVLAPGPEAALAWAEDCRDRGVAVGCFRPPSTPDGSSRLRLTLNAGVSDADFARALDVIVECSP
- the bioB gene encoding biotin synthase BioB; this encodes MSEILDRARSQVLNDGVGLDESQILDVLRLPDDALPELLQLAHDVRMKWCGPEVEVEGIVSLKTGGCPEDCHFCSQSGLFASPVRSVWLDIPSLVEAAKQTAATGATEFCIVAAVRGPDQRLMDQMREGVKAIKAEVDIQVAASLGMLTQEQVDDLVDMGVHRYNHNLETCRSHFANVVTTHTWEERWGTLKMVRDSGMEVCCGGILGLGESLEQRAEFAAQLAELDPHEVPMNFLNPRPGTPLGDQPVVEGKDALRAIAAFRLAMPRTILRFAGGREITLGDLGTRDGLLGGINAVIVGNYLTTLGRPATSDLELLQDLKMPVKALSETI